Proteins from a genomic interval of Chloroflexota bacterium:
- the hemC gene encoding hydroxymethylbilane synthase translates to MTAGETASARERIVVGTRGSPLALAQAERAVDALRAQYPEFDVDVQVVTTTGDASQETPLSELGLGVFTKELEAALLDGRIDMAAHSLKDMSATGPEGLAIAAVLEREDPCDVVVSRSGATLAELPLGAVVGTSSPRRAALVRAARPDAVVQDVRGNVGTRIRKMQEGQYDALVLAAAGLVRLGREGEATERLDPLTFIPAVGQGAIALQTRSDDGELLGMLAALEHRATRWEVTAERAFLRAMGGGCRTPMGCFGSVMNEYIRVFGMVAGVGGEPLYRDYVAGEARDAEALGGELAQKLLEQGAAALLAEDGA, encoded by the coding sequence ATGACAGCGGGCGAAACCGCCTCGGCGCGGGAGCGCATCGTCGTGGGGACGCGCGGGAGCCCGCTGGCGCTTGCACAGGCGGAGCGGGCCGTGGACGCGCTACGGGCCCAATACCCCGAATTTGACGTTGACGTCCAGGTTGTGACCACCACAGGAGACGCTTCCCAAGAGACCCCGCTGTCTGAGCTTGGGCTTGGTGTGTTCACGAAGGAGCTGGAGGCGGCGCTGCTGGATGGGCGCATCGACATGGCGGCGCACAGCCTGAAGGACATGTCGGCGACGGGGCCGGAGGGGTTGGCGATCGCCGCGGTGCTGGAGCGCGAGGACCCGTGCGACGTCGTGGTGAGCCGCTCGGGGGCGACGCTGGCGGAGCTGCCGCTGGGGGCGGTCGTCGGGACGAGCAGCCCTCGACGGGCCGCGCTGGTGCGGGCCGCGCGGCCTGACGCGGTGGTGCAGGACGTGCGGGGGAACGTGGGCACGCGGATACGGAAGATGCAGGAGGGGCAGTACGACGCGCTGGTGCTTGCGGCGGCCGGGCTTGTGCGGCTGGGGCGCGAGGGCGAGGCGACGGAGCGACTGGACCCGCTGACGTTCATCCCGGCAGTCGGGCAGGGAGCCATCGCGCTGCAGACGCGGTCGGACGACGGGGAACTGCTCGGGATGCTGGCGGCGCTGGAGCACCGGGCGACGCGGTGGGAAGTCACGGCGGAGCGGGCGTTTCTGCGGGCGATGGGCGGCGGGTGCCGCACGCCGATGGGATGCTTCGGGAGCGTGATGAACGAGTACATCCGCGTCTTCGGCATGGTCGCCGGCGTCGGCGGCGAGCCGCTGTACCGGGACTACGTCGCGGGCGAGGCGCGGGATGCGGAGGCGCTCGGCGGCGAGCTGGCGCAGAAGCTGCTGGAGCAGGGCGCGGCGGCGCTGCTGGCGGAGGACGGGGCATGA
- a CDS encoding bifunctional precorrin-2 dehydrogenase/sirohydrochlorin ferrochelatase — protein sequence MAQRTATHKHYPVFLTVEGRRCVVIGGGTIAERKVEGLLDAGAEVTVVAPESTERVRALADAGVVTLYERTYAAGDLAGAFISIAATDDSDVNEGVSREATERNVPLNVVDVTHLCTFIAPSIVRRGPVTLAMSTGGLAPALARKLRESLEANDALAYADLAEMVGRVRADLRGRSVTVDPEGWQASLNAEVLDLYQDGERERAEARLTELLESWPHWVKAVAS from the coding sequence ATGGCGCAACGGACGGCTACGCACAAGCACTACCCGGTGTTCCTCACCGTCGAGGGGCGGCGATGCGTCGTCATAGGCGGGGGGACGATCGCGGAGCGCAAGGTGGAGGGGCTGCTGGACGCGGGGGCGGAGGTGACCGTCGTGGCGCCGGAGAGCACCGAGCGCGTGCGCGCGCTGGCCGATGCTGGTGTCGTGACGCTGTACGAACGCACGTACGCGGCGGGGGACCTGGCGGGGGCGTTCATCTCGATTGCGGCGACGGACGACTCGGACGTGAACGAGGGGGTGTCGCGGGAGGCGACGGAGCGGAACGTACCGCTGAACGTCGTGGACGTGACGCACCTGTGCACGTTCATCGCGCCGAGCATCGTGCGGCGGGGGCCGGTGACGCTGGCGATGTCGACGGGCGGGCTGGCGCCGGCGCTGGCGCGGAAGCTGCGGGAATCGCTGGAGGCGAACGACGCGCTGGCGTACGCGGACTTGGCGGAGATGGTCGGGCGCGTGCGGGCGGACCTGCGGGGACGCTCGGTCACGGTGGACCCGGAGGGATGGCAGGCGTCGCTGAACGCGGAGGTGCTGGACTTGTACCAAGACGGCGAGCGTGAGCGCGCGGAGGCGCGGCTGACGGAGCTGCTCGAATCGTGGCCGCACTGGGTCAAGGCGGTGGCGTCGTGA
- a CDS encoding superoxide dismutase [Fe] (SodB; iron binding; present under aerobic and anaerobic conditions; destroys free radicals): MKHELPDLPYAMNALAPHISAETLEFHYGKHHQAYVNNLNNLIPGTEFEESSLEDIIVKAPAGTIFNNAAQVWNHTLYWNSMSPQGGGDPSGDVAAAINASFESFEEFKKQFTQRAATNFGSGWTWLVKNADGSLAIENTSNAGNPLTNGQTPIITCDVWEHAYYIDYRNVRAEYLEAWWRLVNWELVAKGIA, from the coding sequence GTGAAGCACGAGCTGCCCGATCTGCCATATGCGATGAACGCCCTGGCCCCACACATCTCCGCCGAGACCCTGGAGTTCCACTACGGCAAGCACCACCAGGCCTACGTCAACAACCTGAACAACCTCATCCCCGGAACCGAGTTCGAGGAGTCCTCCCTTGAGGACATCATCGTCAAGGCCCCGGCCGGCACCATCTTCAACAACGCCGCCCAGGTCTGGAACCACACCCTTTACTGGAACAGCATGAGCCCCCAGGGCGGTGGCGACCCCTCCGGCGACGTCGCTGCGGCCATCAACGCCTCCTTCGAGTCCTTTGAGGAGTTCAAGAAGCAGTTCACCCAGCGCGCCGCAACCAACTTCGGCTCCGGCTGGACCTGGCTCGTCAAGAACGCCGACGGCTCCCTCGCCATTGAGAACACCAGCAACGCCGGCAACCCCCTCACCAACGGCCAGACCCCCATCATCACCTGCGACGTCTGGGAGCACGCCTACTACATCGACTACCGCAATGTCCGCGCCGAGTACCTTGAGGCGTGGTGGCGCCTCGTCAACTGGGAGCTCGTCGCCAAGGGCATCGCCTAA
- a CDS encoding DUF3052 family protein, with amino-acid sequence MPRVRLLHLRPLEAAERIAALHALGYDVLFDPLDDRDALKRVWQTPPDAYVFDITRVPSHMRELAISLRERKTTRRVPMVFAGGDPEKVARLREVLPDAAYASWEDIGGALAEAIANPPESPVVPESLFAGYSGTPLPKKLGVKPGMTVTLLGAPDDFERTLGPLPEGAMLDWDASGPAPLAVWFLSSLAELETGLGRAIDAVAERGGLWMAWPKRASGVATDVMQQAVREAGLAAGLVDYKVAAIDKTWSGLLFTRRKTP; translated from the coding sequence ATGCCAAGGGTGCGCCTGCTCCACCTGCGGCCGCTGGAGGCGGCAGAGCGCATCGCGGCACTGCACGCGCTGGGGTACGACGTGCTGTTCGACCCGCTGGACGACCGGGACGCGCTGAAGCGGGTGTGGCAGACGCCGCCTGACGCTTACGTCTTCGACATCACGCGGGTGCCGTCGCACATGCGGGAGCTGGCGATCTCGCTGCGGGAGCGCAAGACGACGCGGCGGGTGCCGATGGTCTTCGCGGGGGGCGACCCCGAGAAGGTTGCGCGGTTGCGGGAGGTACTGCCGGACGCGGCGTATGCCTCTTGGGAGGACATCGGCGGGGCGTTGGCGGAGGCGATTGCGAACCCGCCGGAATCGCCGGTGGTGCCGGAGTCGCTGTTTGCGGGGTACTCGGGGACGCCGCTGCCAAAGAAGCTGGGGGTCAAGCCGGGGATGACGGTGACGCTGCTGGGCGCTCCGGATGACTTTGAACGGACGCTGGGGCCACTGCCGGAGGGCGCCATGCTGGACTGGGACGCAAGCGGGCCCGCTCCGCTGGCCGTCTGGTTCCTCAGCTCGCTGGCCGAGTTGGAGACTGGCCTTGGCCGCGCTATCGACGCCGTCGCCGAACGGGGCGGGCTGTGGATGGCGTGGCCTAAGCGGGCCTCGGGGGTGGCGACGGACGTGATGCAGCAGGCGGTGCGCGAGGCGGGACTCGCGGCGGGGCTGGTCGACTACAAGGTGGCGGCCATTGACAAGACGTGGAGCGGGCTGCTCTTCACGCGGCGGAAGACGCCGTAG
- the hemA gene encoding glutamyl-tRNA reductase → MAALGQGGGVVKLAVVGVNHRTAPLEALEQLAVVGHDLAGANRMLAERAGQGVVLHTCNRTEFYTLAEDLEDAREAAAGVFEAYGVGYEGVEPYVYGYHHDAAARHLFRVTCSLDSMILGESEVLGQVREAFGAAVAAKTAHSPMTHAFHQALRVGKRARRDTDIGRNAQSVSYAFVELARRTLGQLDGAHGLVVGAGEAGRLAAQALQNAGISRLTVMNRTEVRASELAEELGGADVLPLDGLQGALREYDVVISATGSPDYVVTGADVSGAAAGRGGKPLLLLDAALPRDIDPAVRDVAGVTLADMSDLDRVAETNRQRRQQEAARVEAIVEEEVTRFHEWWDSLRVVPTLVDLREQAETLREQELERALRRLSHLAEADQETVAALSRALVNKLLHHPVTRVKAEGRPEDIQTLRWLFRLDEAPADDFSVDAGGEEDPSGAPAERV, encoded by the coding sequence GTGGCCGCACTGGGTCAAGGCGGTGGCGTCGTGAAGCTGGCCGTCGTGGGCGTCAACCACCGGACGGCGCCGCTGGAGGCGCTGGAGCAGCTGGCCGTCGTGGGGCACGACCTGGCTGGGGCGAACCGGATGCTCGCCGAGCGGGCCGGGCAGGGCGTCGTGCTGCACACGTGCAACCGGACAGAGTTCTACACGCTGGCGGAGGACCTGGAGGACGCGCGGGAAGCCGCGGCAGGGGTGTTCGAGGCTTACGGCGTTGGGTACGAGGGCGTGGAGCCGTACGTGTACGGCTACCACCACGACGCGGCGGCGCGGCACCTGTTCCGGGTGACGTGCAGCCTAGACTCGATGATTTTGGGCGAGTCCGAGGTGCTGGGGCAGGTGCGCGAGGCGTTTGGGGCGGCGGTTGCGGCGAAGACGGCGCACTCGCCGATGACGCATGCGTTCCACCAGGCATTGCGCGTGGGCAAGCGGGCGCGGCGGGACACGGACATCGGTCGGAACGCGCAGTCGGTGAGCTACGCGTTCGTGGAGCTGGCGCGGCGGACGCTGGGGCAGCTGGACGGCGCGCACGGGCTCGTCGTCGGCGCGGGCGAGGCCGGGCGGCTGGCGGCGCAGGCGCTGCAGAACGCGGGGATCTCGCGGCTGACGGTGATGAACCGGACGGAGGTGCGCGCATCGGAGCTCGCGGAGGAGCTGGGCGGCGCGGACGTGCTGCCGCTGGACGGGCTGCAGGGGGCGCTGCGCGAGTACGACGTCGTCATCTCTGCCACGGGGTCGCCGGACTACGTGGTGACGGGCGCGGACGTGTCGGGCGCGGCGGCGGGCCGCGGAGGCAAGCCGCTGCTGCTGCTGGACGCCGCTCTGCCGAGGGACATCGACCCGGCGGTGCGGGACGTTGCGGGGGTGACGCTGGCGGACATGAGCGACCTCGACCGGGTGGCGGAGACGAACCGGCAACGGCGGCAGCAGGAGGCCGCGCGGGTGGAGGCCATCGTCGAGGAAGAGGTGACGCGGTTCCACGAGTGGTGGGACTCGCTGCGGGTGGTGCCAACGCTGGTCGATCTGCGGGAGCAGGCGGAGACGCTGCGGGAGCAGGAGCTGGAGCGGGCGCTGCGGCGGCTGTCGCATTTGGCGGAGGCGGACCAGGAGACGGTGGCGGCGCTGAGCCGGGCGCTGGTGAACAAGCTGCTGCACCACCCGGTGACGCGGGTGAAGGCCGAGGGCCGGCCGGAGGACATCCAGACGCTGCGGTGGCTTTTCCGGCTGGACGAGGCCCCGGCTGACGACTTTTCAGTCGACGCCGGCGGGGAGGAAGACCCGAGCGGGGCCCCCGCAGAGCGGGTCTAG
- the cobA gene encoding uroporphyrinogen-III C-methyltransferase, producing the protein MSRPGMVSLVGAGPGDPGLITAKGLALLQAADVVVHDRLIAEQLLTHVREDALVINAGKRRGDHLMSQEEISALLVEHGTAGKRVVRLKGGDPFVFGRGGEEALALAAASVSFEVVPGVTSAIAAAAYAGIPVTQRKVAANFAVVTGSEDPSRAASGVDWEAMARVDTLVVLMGVETLPSVVGALTAAGKPPDTPVCVVEWGTTQQQRTVSGDLSNVVEHVKDAALKPPAVTIVGQVAALREQLRWFDTSPLFGKRVLVTRTRQQASALSALLASRGAVPVELPVIAVEPLDSAVAPPNMAGPLDKALADISAYQWLVFTSANGVGLFFDRLAARGLDARALGGVRLAVIGPGTARALQEHGIKADFMPESYVAEALAAGLAPMLASGDRVLLPRAEGGRSVLIEELQRAGASVDEVLLYRARPGEDVAERAKDVFAEGVDAATFASSSTVRGLVDALGGDPTLVNGCAVACIGPITAETARGLGVRVDAVGEEYTIPGMVDALEGWFARQSG; encoded by the coding sequence ATGAGCCGGCCGGGGATGGTCTCGCTGGTGGGCGCGGGTCCGGGGGACCCGGGACTCATCACGGCCAAAGGGCTGGCGCTGCTGCAGGCGGCGGACGTCGTGGTGCATGACCGGCTCATCGCGGAGCAACTGCTAACGCACGTGCGCGAAGACGCGCTGGTCATCAACGCGGGCAAGCGGCGGGGCGACCACCTGATGTCGCAGGAGGAGATCAGCGCGCTGCTGGTGGAGCACGGCACGGCGGGGAAGCGGGTGGTGCGGCTCAAGGGCGGCGACCCGTTCGTGTTCGGGCGCGGGGGCGAAGAGGCTCTGGCGCTGGCGGCGGCCTCGGTGTCGTTTGAGGTGGTGCCGGGGGTCACGTCGGCCATTGCGGCGGCGGCGTACGCGGGGATACCGGTGACGCAGCGCAAGGTGGCGGCGAACTTCGCCGTGGTGACGGGGAGCGAGGACCCCTCGCGGGCCGCGTCGGGCGTCGACTGGGAGGCGATGGCGCGGGTGGACACGCTGGTGGTGCTCATGGGCGTCGAGACGCTGCCCTCGGTTGTGGGGGCGCTCACAGCGGCAGGCAAGCCGCCGGACACGCCGGTGTGCGTGGTCGAGTGGGGCACGACGCAGCAGCAGCGGACGGTGTCAGGCGATCTGTCGAACGTGGTGGAGCACGTAAAGGATGCGGCGTTGAAGCCGCCAGCGGTGACGATCGTCGGACAGGTGGCGGCGCTGCGCGAGCAGCTTCGGTGGTTCGACACGAGCCCGCTCTTCGGGAAGCGGGTGCTGGTGACGCGGACGCGGCAGCAGGCGTCGGCGCTGAGCGCGCTGCTGGCGTCGCGGGGGGCCGTGCCGGTGGAGCTGCCGGTCATCGCGGTGGAGCCGCTGGACAGCGCGGTAGCCCCGCCAAACATGGCGGGGCCGCTCGATAAGGCGCTGGCTGACATTTCGGCGTATCAGTGGCTGGTGTTCACGAGCGCGAACGGCGTGGGGCTGTTCTTCGACCGGCTGGCGGCGCGGGGGCTCGACGCGCGGGCGCTGGGCGGCGTGCGGCTGGCGGTCATCGGGCCGGGGACGGCACGGGCGTTGCAGGAGCACGGGATCAAGGCCGACTTCATGCCGGAATCGTACGTGGCCGAGGCGCTGGCCGCGGGGCTCGCGCCCATGCTCGCTTCGGGCGACCGGGTGCTGCTGCCGCGGGCCGAGGGGGGACGGAGCGTGCTCATCGAGGAGCTGCAGAGGGCAGGGGCCTCGGTGGACGAGGTGTTGCTGTACCGCGCTAGGCCGGGGGAGGATGTGGCCGAGCGGGCCAAGGACGTCTTCGCCGAGGGCGTGGACGCGGCGACGTTCGCGAGCTCGTCGACGGTGCGGGGGCTGGTGGATGCGCTGGGCGGCGACCCAACGTTGGTGAACGGGTGCGCCGTGGCGTGCATCGGGCCGATCACGGCGGAGACGGCGCGGGGGCTCGGCGTGCGCGTGGACGCCGTGGGCGAGGAGTACACGATCCCGGGCATGGTGGACGCGCTCGAGGGGTGGTTCGCGCGGCAGTCAGGCTAA
- a CDS encoding exodeoxyribonuclease III has product MATLRLLSWNVNGIRAGLKKGFLEWMAEADPDVLCVQETKAHPDQLPPALKEVDGYHAYFASAERKGYSGVAIYTKREPASVTVGFGVDEFDSEGRTLIADYGEFLLYAVYFPNGKSSDVRLDYKMRFYDAFLEHIDGQTASGRNVVICGDVNTAHKAIDLARPKENENVSGFLEVERKWIDKLLAHGHLDTFRMFNEEPGNYTYWDMISRARDRNVGWRIDYFYASTGLADKIKGAFILSEVMGSDHCPVGIDVEVSS; this is encoded by the coding sequence ATGGCGACGCTGAGACTGCTCTCGTGGAACGTGAACGGCATCCGCGCGGGGCTCAAGAAGGGGTTCTTGGAATGGATGGCGGAGGCGGACCCGGACGTGCTGTGCGTCCAGGAGACGAAGGCGCACCCGGACCAGCTTCCGCCCGCGCTGAAAGAGGTTGACGGGTACCATGCTTACTTCGCGTCGGCGGAGCGGAAGGGGTACAGCGGCGTCGCGATCTACACGAAGCGGGAGCCGGCGTCGGTGACGGTAGGGTTCGGGGTGGACGAGTTCGACAGCGAGGGGCGGACGCTCATCGCGGACTACGGCGAGTTCCTGCTGTACGCGGTGTACTTCCCGAACGGCAAGAGCTCCGACGTGCGGCTGGACTACAAGATGCGCTTCTACGACGCCTTCCTTGAGCACATCGACGGGCAGACGGCGTCGGGGCGCAATGTGGTCATCTGCGGCGACGTGAACACGGCGCACAAGGCCATCGACCTGGCGCGGCCGAAGGAGAACGAGAACGTGTCCGGGTTCCTGGAGGTCGAGCGGAAGTGGATCGACAAGCTGCTGGCGCACGGGCACCTGGACACGTTCCGGATGTTCAACGAGGAGCCGGGCAACTACACGTACTGGGACATGATCTCGCGGGCGCGGGACCGGAACGTGGGGTGGCGCATCGACTATTTTTACGCGAGCACGGGGCTGGCGGACAAGATCAAGGGCGCGTTCATTCTGTCTGAGGTCATGGGGAGCGACCACTGCCCGGTGGGCATCGACGTTGAGGTGAGCAGCTAG
- a CDS encoding AsnC family transcriptional regulator, with product MATRQAPNTTASEGRAAEMDLLDRQVLNVIQTEFPMDERPYLAIGRELGLEEDDVIERIRRLRRENVVRQISGIFDTRRLGYKTSLIAFRYPEELLHKGALAINKHPGVSHNYARVGHEYNLWFTLAVPPYESLEETAARMAEETHVESWRLLPTLRFYKIGVNFDMVNEEGNAADYRPDNESWNKVEQLTDYEIDVVREVQEDLSLDVRPFDAMAERLGLTPEGMFAIMRGFQERGVMRRYSAVLHHRKAGFRSNAMSVWRVPEERKLQVGQALANSRWVSHCYERPVFPDWPYSHFAMIHATSRSRCEDVAKELAKETGVDDYILLYSTREYKKTRVRYFV from the coding sequence ATGGCAACAAGGCAGGCGCCTAACACCACGGCGTCGGAGGGCCGCGCGGCGGAGATGGACCTGCTCGACCGGCAGGTGCTGAACGTCATCCAGACGGAGTTCCCGATGGACGAGCGGCCGTACCTGGCCATCGGACGGGAACTGGGGCTGGAGGAGGACGACGTCATCGAGCGGATCCGGCGGCTGCGGCGGGAGAACGTGGTGCGGCAGATCAGCGGCATCTTCGACACGCGGCGGCTGGGGTACAAGACGTCGCTGATCGCGTTCAGGTACCCGGAGGAACTGCTGCACAAGGGCGCGCTGGCGATCAACAAGCACCCGGGCGTGAGCCACAACTACGCGCGGGTGGGGCACGAGTACAACCTGTGGTTCACGCTGGCGGTGCCGCCGTACGAGAGCCTGGAGGAGACGGCGGCGCGGATGGCGGAGGAGACGCACGTCGAATCGTGGCGGCTGCTGCCGACGCTACGGTTCTACAAGATCGGCGTGAACTTCGACATGGTGAACGAGGAGGGGAACGCCGCTGACTACCGCCCGGACAACGAGAGCTGGAACAAGGTGGAGCAGCTGACGGACTACGAGATCGACGTGGTGCGCGAGGTGCAGGAGGACCTGTCGCTGGACGTGCGGCCGTTCGACGCGATGGCCGAGCGGCTGGGGCTGACGCCCGAGGGGATGTTCGCAATCATGCGCGGCTTCCAGGAGCGGGGCGTCATGCGGCGGTACAGCGCGGTGCTGCACCACCGGAAGGCGGGGTTCCGCTCGAACGCGATGAGCGTATGGCGGGTGCCGGAGGAACGGAAGCTGCAGGTCGGGCAGGCGCTGGCGAACTCTCGGTGGGTGAGCCACTGCTACGAGCGGCCGGTGTTCCCGGACTGGCCGTACAGCCACTTCGCGATGATCCACGCGACGAGCCGGAGCCGGTGCGAGGACGTGGCGAAGGAGCTGGCCAAGGAGACGGGCGTCGACGACTACATCCTGCTGTACAGCACGCGCGAGTACAAAAAGACGCGCGTCCGCTACTTCGTGTAG
- the hemB gene encoding porphobilinogen synthase — MAEFPTVRLRRLRGSEAVRRWAQEPRLSAASFVYPLFVTEAEGAPTPIEPMPGCYQLPISALADEAREVASLGIPAVLLFGLPNDKDGVGSQAYASTGVVQEAVRAIKAAVPELAVVTDVCLCEYTDHGHCGILDGATVDNDATLDLLAKTAVSHAQAGADIVAPSAMMDGQVGAIRAALDAAGLDDTPVMAYASKYASAFYGPFRVAADSTPQVGDRRGYQMDPANARMAMRELEQDAAEGADILMVKPALAYLDVLRQAREAFPHPLAAYNVSGEYSMIKAAGQMGWLDEGRVAMEVLTAIRRAGADILITYFAKDVARWLQRGE, encoded by the coding sequence ATGGCAGAGTTTCCGACGGTCCGGTTGCGGCGGCTGCGCGGCTCGGAGGCCGTGCGGCGGTGGGCGCAGGAGCCGCGGTTGTCGGCGGCGTCGTTCGTTTACCCGCTCTTCGTGACGGAGGCAGAGGGTGCGCCGACGCCGATCGAGCCGATGCCGGGGTGCTACCAACTGCCGATCTCGGCGCTGGCGGACGAGGCGCGGGAGGTGGCGTCGCTGGGGATCCCGGCGGTGCTGCTGTTCGGGCTGCCGAACGACAAGGACGGCGTGGGGTCGCAGGCGTACGCGTCGACGGGCGTGGTGCAGGAGGCGGTGCGGGCCATCAAGGCGGCTGTGCCGGAGCTGGCCGTCGTGACGGACGTGTGCCTGTGCGAGTACACGGACCACGGACACTGCGGCATCCTCGACGGTGCGACGGTGGACAACGACGCGACGCTGGATCTGCTAGCGAAGACGGCGGTGTCGCACGCGCAGGCGGGGGCGGACATCGTCGCGCCGTCGGCGATGATGGACGGGCAGGTCGGGGCGATACGCGCGGCGCTGGACGCGGCGGGGCTCGACGACACGCCGGTGATGGCATACGCCTCGAAGTATGCGTCGGCGTTCTACGGGCCGTTCCGGGTGGCAGCGGACTCGACGCCGCAGGTGGGCGACCGGCGGGGGTACCAGATGGACCCGGCCAACGCGCGGATGGCGATGCGGGAGCTGGAGCAGGACGCGGCTGAGGGCGCGGACATCCTGATGGTGAAGCCGGCGCTGGCGTACCTGGACGTGCTGCGGCAGGCGCGAGAGGCGTTTCCGCACCCGCTGGCGGCGTACAACGTGAGCGGCGAGTACAGCATGATCAAGGCGGCGGGGCAGATGGGCTGGCTCGACGAGGGCCGGGTTGCCATGGAGGTGCTCACCGCCATCCGGCGCGCGGGGGCGGACATCCTGATCACCTACTTCGCCAAGGACGTGGCGCGTTGGCTGCAGAGGGGGGAGTAA
- the hemL gene encoding glutamate-1-semialdehyde 2,1-aminomutase — translation MNNNLSKRLFEEAQKVIPGGVNSPVRSFRGVGGEPPFILRGRGSRVWDADNNEYIDYLASWGPLVLGHAHPSVVLAVQESAKRGTSFGAPTPGEVELARLICAALPSVELVRLVNSGTEACMSAIRMARAHTGRSKVVKFVGCYHGHSDGLLVKAGSGAATLSVPDSAGVPASYAGETLLADYNDMESVRAQFAANGGDIAAVIVEPVAGNMGVVPPGEGFLQGLRDITTEHGALLIFDEVITGFRVAHGGAQGLYGVTPDLTTLGKIIGGGMPIGAYGGRREVMEQVAPLGPAYQAGTLSGNPVAVAAGIATLKSVERPGVYEGLEETALELTDGLQAAAAAHEVSVTINRVGSLFSMFFNPGPVDGWEAVTQSDAGAYSRFFHSMLEQGVYFAPSAFEAAFVSTVHTPSDLELTLEAADVAMGKAAAG, via the coding sequence ATGAACAACAACCTGTCCAAGCGGCTGTTCGAGGAAGCGCAGAAGGTCATTCCCGGCGGGGTGAACAGCCCCGTGCGGTCGTTCCGGGGCGTGGGCGGCGAGCCGCCGTTCATCCTTCGCGGGCGCGGGTCGCGGGTGTGGGACGCGGACAACAACGAGTACATCGACTACCTGGCGTCGTGGGGGCCGCTGGTGCTGGGGCACGCGCACCCGTCGGTGGTGCTGGCGGTGCAGGAATCGGCGAAGCGTGGAACGAGTTTTGGGGCGCCGACGCCGGGCGAGGTGGAGCTGGCTCGGTTGATCTGCGCGGCGCTGCCGTCGGTCGAGCTGGTGCGGCTGGTGAACTCGGGCACGGAGGCGTGCATGAGCGCGATCCGGATGGCGCGGGCGCACACGGGGCGGTCGAAGGTGGTGAAGTTCGTAGGGTGCTACCACGGGCACTCGGACGGGCTGCTGGTGAAGGCGGGCTCGGGGGCGGCGACGCTGAGCGTGCCGGACAGCGCGGGGGTTCCCGCAAGCTACGCGGGCGAGACGCTGCTGGCGGACTACAACGACATGGAGAGCGTCCGGGCGCAGTTCGCGGCGAACGGCGGGGACATCGCGGCGGTGATCGTGGAGCCGGTGGCGGGCAACATGGGCGTCGTGCCGCCGGGGGAGGGGTTCCTGCAGGGGCTGCGGGACATAACGACGGAGCACGGGGCGCTGCTGATCTTCGACGAGGTGATCACGGGGTTCCGGGTCGCGCACGGGGGGGCGCAGGGGCTGTACGGGGTCACGCCGGACCTGACGACGCTGGGGAAGATCATCGGGGGCGGGATGCCCATCGGCGCGTACGGCGGGCGGCGCGAGGTCATGGAGCAGGTGGCGCCGCTGGGGCCGGCGTATCAGGCGGGCACGCTCTCGGGGAACCCGGTGGCCGTTGCGGCGGGGATCGCGACGCTGAAGTCGGTGGAGAGGCCGGGGGTGTACGAGGGGCTGGAGGAGACGGCGCTCGAGCTGACGGATGGGCTGCAGGCGGCTGCTGCGGCGCACGAGGTCTCGGTGACGATCAACCGTGTGGGGTCGCTGTTCAGCATGTTCTTCAACCCGGGGCCGGTGGACGGCTGGGAGGCGGTGACGCAGTCGGACGCGGGGGCGTACTCGCGGTTCTTCCACTCGATGCTGGAGCAGGGGGTGTACTTCGCGCCGTCGGCGTTTGAGGCTGCGTTCGTGTCGACGGTGCACACGCCGTCGGACCTGGAGCTGACGCTGGAGGCGGCAGACGTCGCGATGGGGAAGGCCGCGGCGGGGTAG